Proteins encoded in a region of the Solanum dulcamara chromosome 9, daSolDulc1.2, whole genome shotgun sequence genome:
- the LOC129904187 gene encoding probable ubiquitin-conjugating enzyme E2 16 isoform X2: protein MEWQVNPPAGFKHKVTDNLQRWIIEVNGAPGTLYANEMYQLQVDFPEHYPMEAPQVVFIPAAPSHPHIYSNGHICLDILYDSWSPAMTVSSICISILSMLSSSTAKQRPADNDRYVKNCKNGRSPKETRWWFHDDKV from the exons ATGGAATGGCAGGTTAATCCTCCTGCTGGATTTAAACACAAAGTTACTGATAATCTTCAAAG ATGGATCATTGAAGTTAATGGGGCACCGGGAACTTTGTATGCAAATGAGATGTATCAGCTTCAGGTTGATTTTCCTGAGCATTACCCTATGGAAGCCCCTCAA GTTGTTTTTATCCCTGCAGCTCCATCGCATCCTCACATTTATAGCAATGGACATATCTGTTTAG ATATCCTGTATGATTCATGGTCCCCTGCCATGACTGTAAGTTCCATCTGCATCAGCATTCTCTCAATGTTGTCTAGCTCAACTGCGAAG CAACGTCCTGCGGACAATGATCGCTACGTGAAGAACTGCAAAAATGGAAGGTCTCCCAAGGAGACCAGATGGTGGTTCCATGACGATAAAGTGTAG
- the LOC129904187 gene encoding ubiquitin-conjugating enzyme 15 isoform X1 has product MTSPSVSSRKALSKIACNRLQKELMEWQVNPPAGFKHKVTDNLQRWIIEVNGAPGTLYANEMYQLQVDFPEHYPMEAPQVVFIPAAPSHPHIYSNGHICLDILYDSWSPAMTVSSICISILSMLSSSTAKQRPADNDRYVKNCKNGRSPKETRWWFHDDKV; this is encoded by the exons ATGACTAGCCCTTCTGTTTCATCTCGCAAG GCTTTGAGTAAGATCGCTTGCAATCGGTTGCAGAAAGAGCTAATGGAATGGCAGGTTAATCCTCCTGCTGGATTTAAACACAAAGTTACTGATAATCTTCAAAG ATGGATCATTGAAGTTAATGGGGCACCGGGAACTTTGTATGCAAATGAGATGTATCAGCTTCAGGTTGATTTTCCTGAGCATTACCCTATGGAAGCCCCTCAA GTTGTTTTTATCCCTGCAGCTCCATCGCATCCTCACATTTATAGCAATGGACATATCTGTTTAG ATATCCTGTATGATTCATGGTCCCCTGCCATGACTGTAAGTTCCATCTGCATCAGCATTCTCTCAATGTTGTCTAGCTCAACTGCGAAG CAACGTCCTGCGGACAATGATCGCTACGTGAAGAACTGCAAAAATGGAAGGTCTCCCAAGGAGACCAGATGGTGGTTCCATGACGATAAAGTGTAG
- the LOC129904298 gene encoding uncharacterized protein LOC129904298 has product MVIRRYNPLSMFSSSVFIPFPRQQFYRCNLPIFTQSLQPHILPSLLSTTTTSTLGRHFTLSFYSNSAQTSTDDSPDELQHQLSKSKQSPLKPGLYLVGTPIGNLEDITLRALRVLKSADVILSEDTRHSGKLLHYYNIKTPLLSYHKFNESQRAQAVLRKLQDGEIVALISDAGTPGISDPGMDLAKLCADKNIPVVPIPGPSAVVTALSASGLPTNEFSFVGFLPKHNSSRKERLILSANESATQIFFIPPHKLSQFLEEAAAIFGESRQCVMAREMTKVHEEFWRGTINKAKEAFLAHQRKGEITFLIEGKSISTDEGPSESQLENELRELISEGHSLSMAVKLVASGKLMKRKAIYSLALRKFGGQLDSEDD; this is encoded by the exons ATGGTGATACGGCGCTATAATCCCCTATCCATGTTCTCCTCCTCTGTCTTCATCCCATTTCCCCGGCAGCAGTTTTACAGATGCAATCTTCCAATATTCACTCAATCTCTCCAAccccacattctcccttcccTTCTttctaccaccaccacctccacTCTCGGTAGACATTTCACCCTTTCATTCTATTCCAACAGTGCTCAAACCTCCACTGATGACTCCCCTGATGAACTGCAACATCAGCTATCCAAATCTAAACAA tCCCCTTTGAAACCAGGTTTGTATCTCGTGGGAACTCCAATTGGAAATCTTGAAGATATTACTCTCAG GGCTTTGCGGGTCTTGAAATCGGCAGACGTGATTCTTTCGGAAGATACAAGGCACTCTGGAAAACTGCTACACTATTACAACATTAAAACTCCTCTT CTCAGTTATCACAAGTTTAACGAGTCTCAAAGAGCACAAGCGGTGCTGAGGAAATTACAAGATGGTGAAATTGTCGCCTTGATCAGTGATGCTGGCACACCAGGCATCAGTGATCCCGGAATGGACCTG GCTAAGCTGTGCGCGGATAAAAATATACCTGTTGTTCCCATCCCTGGGCCTTCTGCTGTGGTAACTGCTCTTTCGGCCTCTGGCTTACCCACGAATGAGTTCTCATTTG TTGGTTTTCTTCCAAAACATAATTCTTCGAGAAAGGAAAGGCTGATACTTTCAGCAAATGAATCTGCCACACAAATCTTCTTCATTCCACCTCACAAGCTTTCTCAATTTCTTGAAGAGGCTGCTGCTATATTTGGTGAGAGTAG GCAGTGTGTCATGGCTCGGGAGATGACCAAAGTTCATGAGGAG TTCTGGCGTGGAACCATCAATAAAGCAAAAGAAGCATTCTTGGCACACCAACGAAAGGGTGAAATTACTTTCTTAATTGAAGGCAAATCGATCAGTACAGATGAGGGCCCATCAGAGTCCCAGCTGGAGAACGAGTTGAGAGAGCTGATTTCGGAGGGACATTCTCTTTCAATG GCCGTCAAGTTGGTAGCAAGTGGAAAATTGATGAAACGAAAAGCAATATATTCTCTTGCATTGAGGAAATTCGGAGGACAACTAGATTCAGAGGATGACTAG
- the LOC129902921 gene encoding BEL1-like homeodomain protein 3: protein MSAYYSNLSNQREVLPMSFLTDQKFASYQSNGLSDSPAHLNQHSASVSYSELPSQNYGEVQTMRGKDEMLFIPPTSDSGGMQPIGRAVNAVPNFLENSVMMDPHSFPIKQLLVPNGEQSLQNQGLSLSLGTQVPPSLHVYSYQDDYTNSSLSSLVGTHVLHSEQGSENKESKVAEYLSFDLAGGTRAANNPQSSMTLRELNSGARSHVGSGAAAAIYNSKYLKAAQDLLDEVVNVQEALKQSDKLRNFNLLGHDRSEDADLKSSCSATGISGDHNNSTKSELSPTERHDLESKMTKLFSMLDEVDRRFKEYYQQMQVVVSAFEMVAGLGAAKPYTSLALKTISRQFRCLRDAIKKQIQVTRRSLGEQGDSQGERLYRLRYVDQQLRQQRSLQQFGMMRQPWRPQRGLPETAVSVLRAWLFEHFLHPYPKDSEKIMLARQTGLTRSQVANWFINARVRLWKPMIEDMYKEEFGVAEAGSGASPEQVPVDSKEKSIAENTGEEIPESFTTPAANFSHLDPSDESSNVVANVKNNSFTTKFSFQDGVYEPERIDCGSNKLQSEQIPITHSFGPKPTSDGSIIGAVNTYHPSMLGDIMGNQVSLALRLQNSQMDQQPMSGRPQLREDEKTDSTHVDIGKGEYYYIDPVNQQERFSGPHLLSDFVV from the exons ATGTCGGCTTACTATTCGAATTTGTCCAATCAAAGAGAGGTCTTGCCAATGTCTTTTTTAACGGACCAGAAATTTGCTTCTTATCAATCAAATGGTCTTTCTGATAGTCCGGCTCATCTAAACCAGCATTCTGCTTCAGTCTCATACTCGGAGTTGCCTAGTCAAAACTATGGTGAAGTTCAAACAATGAGAGGCAAAGATGAGATGTTATTCATTCCACCAACCAGTGATTCAGGAGGTATGCAACCAATTGGTAGGGCGGTGAATGCTGTACCAAACTTTTTGGAGAATTCAGTTATGATGGATCCCCATTCTTTTCCAATAAAACAGCTTCTTGTGCCTAACGGTGAACAAAGCCTTCAAAATCAAGGATTATCTCTTAGTTTGGGTACGCAAGTTCCTCCTTCGCTTCATGTGTATTCATATCAAGATGACTATACGAATTCTAGTCTATCTTCTCTGGTGGGTACCCATGTTTTGCACTCAGAGCAGGGATCGGAAAACAAGGAATCTAAAGTTGCTGAGTACTTGTCATTTGATCTAGCTGGAGGAACTAGAGCTGCAAATAATCCCCAAAGCTCCATGACCCTTAGAGAATTGAATTCTGGTGCACGTTCGCATGTAGGATCAGGAGCTGCAGCAGCCATTTACAATTCCAAATATCTAAAGGCTGCTCAAGATTTGCTTGATGAAGTAGTTAATGTTCAAGAAGCTCTAAAACAATCAGATAAACTACGTAACTTCAATTTGCTCGGCCACGATCGCTCAGAAGATGCTGATCTCAAATCTAGTTGTTCAGCTACTGGTATATCTGGTGATCATAATAATTCAACAAAAAGTGAACTTTCACCTACGGAACGACATGATCTTGAGAGCAAGATGACAAAGCTCTTTTCAATGTTAGACGAG GTGGATAGGAGATTCAAAGAATATTACCAGCAGATGCAAGTAGTGGTATCTGCATTTGAGATGGTTGCTGGACTTGGTGCAGCTAAACCATACACATCGCTTGCCCTTAAAACCATATCTCGCCAGTTCCGCTGCTTGAGGGATGCAATCAAGAAGCAGATTCAAGTTACTCGTCGAAGCCTGGGGGAGCAGGGTGATAGTCAAGGGGAAAGGTTATATCGTCTCCGTTATGTGGATCAGCAATTGAGGCAGCAAAGGTCCCTTCAGCAATTTGGTATGATGCGCCAGCCTTGGAGGCCACAGAGGGGCCTGCCAGAGACTGCTGTTTCAGTCCTTCGTGCTTGGCTTTTTGAACATTTCCTCCATCC CTACCCAAAAGATTCTGAGAAAATCATGCTGGCTAGGCAGACAGGTTTAACGAGAAGTCAG GTGGCAAACTGGTTCATAAATGCTAGGGTGCGCCTTTGGAAGCCCATGATTGAAGATATGTACAAGGAGGAGTTTGGTGTGGCAGAAGCAGGATCCGGAGCTTCACCAGAACAAGTACCGGTAGACTCCAAAGAGAAGTCAATAGCTGAAAACACAGGAGAAGAGATTCCGGAAAGCTTTACTACTCCAGCTGCTAATTTTAGTCATCTTGACCCATCTGACGAGTCAAGTAATGTGGTTGCTAatgtaaaaaataattcatttacAACCAAATTTAGCTTTCAAGACGGTGTTTATGAACCTGAGAGGATTGATTGTGGATCAAATAAGTTGCAGAGCGAACAAATTCCTATTACTCACAGCTTTGGTCCTAAACCGACTAGTGATGGAAGCATCATTGGTGCTGTCAACACATACCATCCTTCCATGTTAGGTGATATAATGGGCAATCAAGTATCACTCGCTCTGCGTCTGCAAAACAGTCAAATGGACCAGCAGCCAATGTCTGGTAGGCCACAGTTAAGAGAGGACGAGAAGACGGATTCTACTCATGTGGACATTGGCAAAGGCGAGTATTACTATATCGACCCAGTAAACCAGCAAGAAAGGTTTTCAGGTCCTCATCTGCTATCCGATTTTGTAGTGTAA